CAGAATGCCCAAACAATGCAATTTATGAGCCCGACCAAGAATGGGCTTATTCAGATGAAACAGCTTTAAGTGGCAGCGTTACTTCACTTGGTGGTGAGGAGATAGATGCCGATGAAATGAATGAACCCATTTCTGATGAGTTTTACTATATTGTACCCGAAAAATGCACCGAATGTAAAGGTTTCCACGACGAACCACAATGTGCTTCTGTATGCCCAGTAGATTGTTGCGTTCCAGATGAAAACAATGTTGAATCAGAGGAAGTTTTATTAGCTAAAAAAGCTTGGTTACACGCAGAGTAACCCACACTAAACTATATTTGATTTTTTTCTATTGCGGTAAATTTATTACGTTCAATATTTCAATAAATTATCCGTTTTAAAAATGAGGATGTCTTATGAATAAGATATCCTTATTTTTTTTTAAATCCGCTTTATTGTTTTTCCATTACATGACAAATATCATAGTCTGTACGCTATTCAACTTTTAATTTTAAGAGATTTATTTTATGACCTCAGGGGATTTAGTTTGGATCATAAAAATCTTGGAAGGTCTGTACATTTTTAAAATTTC
This genomic stretch from Flavobacteriaceae bacterium GSB9 harbors:
- a CDS encoding 4Fe-4S dicluster domain-containing protein, producing the protein MAIIITDECINCDACIAECPNNAIYEPDQEWAYSDETALSGSVTSLGGEEIDADEMNEPISDEFYYIVPEKCTECKGFHDEPQCASVCPVDCCVPDENNVESEEVLLAKKAWLHAE